TCGATCAGATTGCTCATGTCCACCACGTCGGTACACGGCGGCGGTGCCGACTCGATGGACGACAGGGTGAGCAGATCCTGGACAATCGACTCCATACGCTTGGACTGCTCGGCCATCAGGTCGAGATAGCGTTGCTGATCGGCCTTGTCGAGGTCGATTTCCTGCAAGGTTTCAAGAAAGCCGGCCAGCACGGTCAGCGGGGTACGCAGTTCATGCGAAACGTTGGCCACGAAATCGCGGCGCATCTGGTCGAGACGATCAGTCTGCGTCACATCCTTGATCTGCATGAGCCGGCGGTTGCCGGCATAGGGAACAATGTGGATGGAGAGGACACGATCCGAGCCACGATCCGAACGCAGGGTGAGGGGCCGTTCAAAGTCGCCACCGGTCAGGTAGGCGACAAACTCGGGCTGGCGTACCAGATTGACAATCGGCTGCCCGACATCGGTGCTCAAGGCAAGGCCCAACTGTTCTTCGGCCGTGGTGTTGCAATAGACGATCTGCTGATTGAAATCGAGGGCAACGACACCGTCGGTCAGCGCCTGCAAGGCCGCAAAAAGACGGACGATCTGATCGTCACGCTCAGCGATCTGGCTACGCAGTTCTTTCTCGTGCCGGTAAAGGCGGCCAAAAATCCCGTCCCAGGCCCCTTCACCTTCCAGGCCGGCATCGACTATCGGCTGGTATGACCAGCGATCAAGCCGGGCGAAGTTGCGAAAATGAAAGGCCATCTGCAGGCCGAGACCGCCACAGAAGACCAGCCAGCCGGCCCAGTGGGCGATGAAATGCCCGACCGGCAGGGCAATGACCATCGACAGCAAGGCCAGCAACAGGGCCCGAATCAGTTGCGATGACACGCCGTTCAGGCTCCCCGAAAGCGGTAGCCGGTACCGCGCACGGTTTCGACCCGCTCGTGGTTGCCCGAGCCTTCGAGCGCGGCGCGCAGACGACGGATATGCACATCAACCGTGCGTTCCTCGATGAAGACATGGTCACCCCACACCTCATCCAGCAACTGGGCGCGGGTATAGACCCGCTCGGCGTGGGTCATGAAAAAGAAAAGCAGGCGAAACTCGGTTGGCCCCAGCTCGATCGGCTGACCACCTGCCATCACCCGATGGGTCGCCGGATTAAGGGCCAGCGTACCGATCTCGACTGCCTCGCCGGCCAGGTGCGGAGCCCGGCGGCGCAGCACGGCGCGGACCCGGGCGACCATTTCCTTGGGCGAGAAGGGCTTGGTGATGTAATCGTCGGCACCGGCTTCGAGTCCCTGAACCTTGTCTTCTTCATGGACACGGGCGGTCAACATGATGATCGGCAGCTCGCGCGTCCGCTCATCGGCACGGATTTTCTTGGCCAGCGCCACGCCCGACTGACCGGGCAACATCCAGTCGAGAATGACCAGATCGGGCAGCGCAGCGCGGATCGCCGACTCGGCTTCCTCGGCGCTGCCGGCACGGACGACCAGAAAGCCGGCGTGCTTGAGATTGATGGTGACGAGTTCCTGGATGGCTGGCTCGTCTTCAACGACCAGTATCGTCGGTGTCACTTGGCCAGCTCCTTGGTATGACGGATGTCACGCCCTTCGACGATATAGACTACCTGCTCCGACACATTCTTGGCATGGTCGCCGATTCGTTCGATGGCGCGGGCGATCCAGATGATGTCGATGGAGGTGGTGATGGTGCGTGGGTCTTCCATCATGTGGGTGATCAACTGACGGATGATCGACTTGAATTCGGCATCGACATCGGTATCGGCCCGGATGACATCGGCCGCCTGCGGCGTATCGAGACGGGCGAAGGCGTCGAGGGCCTGGCGCACCATGGTCAGCGCAGCTTCCGCCAGATGGCGGATACCGACGCCGTACTGGCCGGGCAGATGACCGTTTTCGTAAATGCGGCGAACGCCCTTGGCGATT
The DNA window shown above is from Dechloromonas sp. HYN0024 and carries:
- the phoR gene encoding phosphate regulon sensor histidine kinase PhoR; the protein is MSSQLIRALLLALLSMVIALPVGHFIAHWAGWLVFCGGLGLQMAFHFRNFARLDRWSYQPIVDAGLEGEGAWDGIFGRLYRHEKELRSQIAERDDQIVRLFAALQALTDGVVALDFNQQIVYCNTTAEEQLGLALSTDVGQPIVNLVRQPEFVAYLTGGDFERPLTLRSDRGSDRVLSIHIVPYAGNRRLMQIKDVTQTDRLDQMRRDFVANVSHELRTPLTVLAGFLETLQEIDLDKADQQRYLDLMAEQSKRMESIVQDLLTLSSIESAPPPCTDVVDMSNLIDKLRRDGEALSGGRHRILAENDGMCDLRGSEPELVSAFGNLVANAVRYTPAGGTVRIEWKRTPQGAEFAVEDTGIGIDAKHIPRLTERFYRVDRGRSRDAGGTGLGLAIVKHSLNRHQAQLEIKSAPGVGSRFAARFPGSRVASL
- the phoB gene encoding phosphate regulon transcriptional regulator PhoB, yielding MTPTILVVEDEPAIQELVTINLKHAGFLVVRAGSAEEAESAIRAALPDLVILDWMLPGQSGVALAKKIRADERTRELPIIMLTARVHEEDKVQGLEAGADDYITKPFSPKEMVARVRAVLRRRAPHLAGEAVEIGTLALNPATHRVMAGGQPIELGPTEFRLLFFFMTHAERVYTRAQLLDEVWGDHVFIEERTVDVHIRRLRAALEGSGNHERVETVRGTGYRFRGA
- the phoU gene encoding phosphate signaling complex protein PhoU — protein: MNESQHLSSQFDEELSRLRTHVLQMGGLVETQVSAAIEAYSTGEIASVKTIVETDRKVNELEKAIDDDCAHIIAKRQPTASDLRLILGISKIVTDLERAGDEAKKIAKGVRRIYENGHLPGQYGVGIRHLAEAALTMVRQALDAFARLDTPQAADVIRADTDVDAEFKSIIRQLITHMMEDPRTITTSIDIIWIARAIERIGDHAKNVSEQVVYIVEGRDIRHTKELAK